TTCGATGGGTGGCTTTATCGTCCAGAAATATCTGGAACATCGGGAAGCACCGGGCGTCGCACTGATCTGCTCCGTGCCGCCACAAGGCCTGATTGCGTCACAGTTTCATCTGATGTTCAACAAGCCGCAGTTGTTCCAGGAAATCAATCAGATCATGGACGGCAAATACACCGATACCGGCACCTTGCGCGAAGCGCTGTTCGCCGGCGAGGTCGATGAAACCATGCTGGCCGCCTGGCTAAGCCGGATGCAACCCGAGTCGCACCGCGCGCTATGGGACATGTCAATGTTCAGCCTGCCCAATCTCTACGCCATGCACCGCCCGCCGATGCTCATCCTGGGGGCGGAGGAAGACGTACTGGTACCAGCCTTTCTGGTCCAGTCAACCGGACACAGCTATCGCGAGCCCGTGCACATTTTCCGCCACATGGGCCACGCCGTGACCCATGAGAAAGAATGGCCGCTCGTCGTTGCTCACTTACGCGACTGGCTGGAAGAAATCAAACCCTGACGTCTACCGAATTACCGAGATTGGGCGGGTTGCTCGGTATTTTCGGCAAGGCTTCCAGCAACTGCATCGCGTTCTGAGCCTGAATGTCCATCGCCTTCTTGAGCACCGCCGTACCCACGGCATCTCTCGAATCCACTTGCGACAGCGCAGAACTCAAACCACCTAAAGAAGATACTTCCATCTTGCTTTCGCTCCGATTCGGACACATTATTACTCTACTGTAGTCGAACTGTTTGCCAAATCAATGACAAAATCCGAAAAACTCGGATAACTATCTGTCACCGTCGAAGCCATGCGAGCCAAACATCAGCGAAAGACCGACACGAGCAAGGCGATAGCCGAACTGGAAGCCTCCCTGCTGGCTGACATCGAGGCGTTCGACCTTGATGCGGCCGAACGGCGGGCGCGTCGCGAATACCTGGCGAACTCCGGGGAGGGTATGACCGACCCGCTGCATGTTTTCCCCGAGATCGTTCCGGCCAGACCCGCTGCAACCCCGGCCAAAGCGACGCCGGCCCAGGTTAGCCCGGCTGAACCCGTCGCCAAAACTGAAAGCAAGGAATCGCCACCAGCCACCAGCGGCAATCTCCTTGACCAGCTACGCCAGCAAGCCGAGCAGCGACAGCGCGAAATCCACAGCGCGATGGCTGAACATAGTTCGATCAACGATGCCATCGACCAGTCGCTGAAACGGATTTTTTTCTACCTGCATGAGCTGATCCAGCAACTGAACATCATCAAGCCGGAAGTGCCACGCGAATACACCTTGCTCGAACAGCTTCAACTCAATCAGCTGAGCTGGCTGGAGGGCTTCGCTGACTACCGGACCCAATCGCAGAGCGCCGGTGCTCTGGTCGAGTTGGTAACCTTCACTTACCGCCTGAACGCCGACAGTATTCTGCGCGTCGAGCGTGACGGCCCTTCCGTCGAGCGTTTCCGATGCATGCTGTTCGACTTCGGCCTGCCGTTCTCCTGCAAGGAATTCAAGAACCAGCGCAATTATGTGGAAAGGGCCGAATTCGAGATTCGCAGCGAAGTCAGTGTCAGTGCTCGCTGGCGTGCCGATTTCTCGCAGGGCCTCATCGTCCTCGAAACCCGCAATCTGGAGCGCCTGGGCAGCGGCCTCTACAACATCCGTCCACAACTCGTGGACAAGACACTCCTTGAAGAATTCGGCCGCCTCGTCCTCGGTCAGCCCAACCGTTTTCGCGATCTGGCGAAACGATAGAAATTACAGGCGGTGGCCCTGGTCCCCCGTGAGGAAGCCAATCAGGGGCTGGTCGATGCCACGACCCATGGCGATCACCTTGAATAACTCACCCATTTCGTGCGGCATCAGCAACTTGCCGACGGCACCTGCGGCCCGGAGGTAGTCGGGGGTCGCCTGGGGAATCGCCGCCAGGCTATCGAGAATCCCGCAGTTGAGGAGAAATTGACCCTGGCTCGCGTAACCGAGTAAGTCCAGCCCGGTCGCGTGGGCAGCAGCGATCACCGAGGTGAAATCAACATGCACCGTGACATCCTGCAAGCCGGGCAAATAGAAGGGGTCGGGATGGGCATGGTGACGGTAGTGACACATCAGGGTGCCCCGGCCGCGCTGCTGGTGATAGAACTCGCGACGGGGGAAGCCATAGTCGATCAGCAACAAGGCGCCCTTGACCAGACGATGTCCCCATTCCGCGGCCCAGGACCGGACTGCCATACTGATTTCACTCTCGAAACCGGGCGGCAGGCTGCATTGGGAGCCGATTTCCTCGGCCGCTGCAAGCAGGGCGCCGCTGGCCGGGCGCTCATTCCACGCGAAACCGCCAGCCTCGTCCACGGTGACACCTCGCTCAAAGATCCCACCCTCCCGCCAGGCAACGACATGGGCGGGCAAGGCATCGAGCAATTCATTGGCGACGACCACCCCGGAAAACTCTTCCGGCAGGTGATCCAGCCATTCCACCCGAGCCAACAGGTGCGGCACGGCGGCGGCGATGGTTTCCTGCTGGCGCTGCCTTAGATCGGCCGATAGATCGAGAATGTAATAGCGCTCCGGCAAGGCCTGGGCCTTTTCCAGAGCCAACAGCAGATCGGCTGCCAGACGTCCGGAGCCGGCACCTACTTCAAGGATCACCGGTCGCGATGCGGACATGATCTGGGCGATCTGGCGAGCCAGCGCCATGCCGAACAATCCGGTCATTTCAGGCGCCGTGATGAAGTCACCCGCCGCCCCGAACTTACGCGCTCCGGCAGTGTAATAACCCAGACCCGGCGCATAGAGCACCTGTTCCATGAATCGCGCAAAGGATAGCCAGCCCCCGGCCGCAGAAATTTCGTCGACAAGTGCAGCGTGCAGGCATTGACTGTGCGCCAGCGCTTCAGGTGCGGGAATCGGAAGGTTATTCATTTCAAGTGCAAAAACTGTCAATTTTAAGGTTAAAGCGATAAATTACTGGCTGCCTGTGCTATTTTTGAACTCTGCATCGACGAAGGAGACACCCCTTGTACGTCAAACAACTAGTCAATCGCAAGCCGGCCGATCTCGATACTACGCTGGCCACCCTGCAAAATAGCACGGCAGACCTCCTGCTGGTTTTTGGTGACATCGCCCATTTCACTGCCCCGGGGTTTCACGCATCCTTGCGCCAGGCCTTTCCGGATGCCTTGTTGCTCGGCTGTACCAGTGCGGGCGAAATCACGGCAAACGGCGTCGATGACGGAACCTGCACGGTCACTGCCATCAAGTTCGACCAGACCCGCCTGAAGCAGGCGAGCACCCGTCTGGCCAGCATGGACGAATCGTTTGCTGCTGGCGAACGGCTGGGGAAACAGCTAGCCGCCGACCCGCTCAAAGCCGTTCTCGTCTTCGGCCCCGGCGTACAGATCAATGGCAGTGCGCTGGTCAATGGCATTAGCAGCGTCATTGGCGACAACATACCCATTACCGGCGGACTGGCCGGTGATGGTGGCGCCTTCAAGGAAACCTTCACCATCGGCCCGGATGGCGTCGCCAGCGACCAGATCATCGCCGTTGGACTGAGTGGCGAGGGACTCTGCTTCAGCCACGGCTCGTTTGGCGGCTGGGAGCCTTTCGGCCCAGCCCGCAAGGTGACCCGCAGCGAGGGCAATATCCTGTACGAACTGGATGGCGAACCGGCCCTCGAAATATACCGCCGCTATCTCGGCGAACACGCCAAGGGCCTGCCGGCATCGGGCCTGCTTTTCCCGTTCGCCATGCTCGGCGAAGATCACACGGCGATCGGTCTGATCCGTACCATTCTCGGTATTGATGAAGCGAGCGGCAGCCTTATTCTGGCCGGCGAAATCAATCCTGACGGCTATCTGCGTCTGATGCATGCCAGTACCGACAAACTGGTGGACGGTGCTGAGACCGCCGCCGAGGCAGCCGCCAACATGCCCCAAGGCGCCGGTCAGAGCCTTGGCATTCTGGTCAGTTGCGTTGGCCGGAAGCTGGTCATGGGAGACCGTGTTGACGAGGAAGTGGAAGCGGTCGCCGACGTTTTTGGTAACGCCTCCGTACTTTCCGGTTTCTACTCCTACGGCGAGATCAGTCCTTTTGCGGCCGGTTCATCGTGCAAACTGCACAATCAGACAATGACCATCACCTTCCTGAGCGAAACCTGACCACAAGCTCATGCAGAAAGCGCTTCTCCGCCAACTCAAGCGTAGCCTCGGCGTCGGTAGCGACGCCGAGCTGAGCGCACTGCTGGACTCCATGCAGGCAGCAGCAGAGACGGCAGAACCGGCCTTGCGCACTGCCTTGCAGGGCTTCAGTGATTTTCTCGGACGGGTGGACAGCAGTTACGAGCAATACGAGCGTGATCTCGATCTGCGTACCCGAAGCCTGGACCTGTCTTCATCAGAGTTGTCCGAGAGCAACGAAAAGCTGCGACTGTCACTGGCCGGGCGGGAAAACGTGCTGCGCTCGCTGCGTAATACCGTCCGCCATCTGTTACCGGGCAGCGAACAGGGCGATCAGGCGGAGGCCTTTGCTGATGAGGACATCGCCGAGCTCTCCAAACGCATCGCCACAATGGTGGCGGAAAGTGAGCATGGCCGACGCGAACTGGCGACACAGAAATTTGCCCTGGATCAGCATGCAATCGTCAGCATCACCGATACCTCCGGGAATATCCTGTATGCCAACGACCGTTTTTGCGAGATCAGCGGCTATGCGCGCGAAGAACTGATCGGCCATAACCACCGTATCGTCAATTCCGGCATACACCCACCCGAAATGTTCCGGGATATGTGGCAAACCATCTCCCTCGGCCATGTCTGGCGGGGTGAAGTGTGCAACCGGGGGCGTAACGGAAACCTGTACTGGGTCAATGCCACCATCGTTCCCCTGCTCAATGCCGTCGGAGAACCCGAGCGACATATCGCCATCCGCACCGACATCACCGACCGCAAGCGTATTGAAGCGCAACTATCCGATCAGCTGCACCTGGTCGAGGAATTGATCGAGGCCATTCCACTGCCGGTGTACCTGAAAGATGAGTGCGGGCGCTACCTGCGGATGAACCGGGCCTTCGAGCAATTCTTCCAGGTCAAACGCGAAACCTTCATCGGTTGTACATTGAATGACCTTTTGCCACCGGAAGACGCCCGCCTGCATACGGAAAAAGATGCCGAACTGTTTGCCAGCCAGGAGACTCAGTCCTACGAAGCCTCGGTGCATAGCCAGGATGGCGTAATCCACGATACGGTCTATCGCAAGGCGGCGTTGACCCGCCGCGATGGCAGCGTTTCCGGTTTGCTCGGTGTCATTGTCGACATCACCGAGCGGAAACGGGTCGAAGCCGAGGTGTTGCGCGCCAAGGAAGCAGCAGAAGCTGCCAGCCGGGCGAAAAGCGACTTTCTCGCCAACATGAGCCACGAAATTCGCACCCCGATGAACGGGGTCATCGGGATGACCGATCTGGTGCTCGAAACGGCCTTGACCGCCGAACAACGCGAATACCTGAACATCGCCAAGTCGTCGGCCGAATCGCTGCTCACCATCATCAACGACATTCTCGACTTTTCGAAGATTGAAGCGGGCAAACTGCTGGTCGAAGAAATTTCCTTCGATCTCCATCTTGTCCTGGCCGAACTTTTAAAGCCACTGGCGCTACGCGCCCACGACAAGGGTATCGAACTGATCAGCGAGATACTGCACGATGTTCCTCGGTACGTGCGGGGTGATCCCGGTCGCATCCGGCAGATCCTGGTCAATCTGGTTGGCAATGCCATCAAATTTACCAGTCACGGGGAAATCGCCCTGCAAACGGAGCTCGTACAACTGCAGGATGGTCACGCCGTAATCCACTTTGCCGTGCGCGACACCGGCATTGGCATCGCGACTGACAAGCAGGACCAGATTTTTGATGCCTTCTCCCAGGAAGACACGTCCACGACGCGCAAATATGGCGGCACCGGGCTCGGCCTGTCCATCTGCCGCCGCCTTGTTGAACTGATGGGTGGCCGCATGTGGCTGCACAGCAAGGCGGGCGAGGGCAGCACCTTCCACTTCTCGCTGCAACTTAAGCTATCAGCCCAAACAACACCCATTGTCGGTAGCCAGGTCGAATTGACCGGTCGCCGCATTCTGGTGGTCGACGACAACGCAACCAACCGACGCATTCTGTGCAGCATGTTGAGCCTGCTCAAGGCCATTCCCCGGGACGCCGATTCCGCACAGGCAGCCCTGGCTGTGATGCAAGAAGATCAGGCCGACTTCGACTGCATTCTCCTTGATGCACAAATGCCCGAGATGGACGGCTATGAACTGGCCCGCCGCCTGCACGAAGACCACAAAAATCTGCCGCCCATGTTGATGCTTTCATCCGGTGCCGTACGGGGTGATGCGCAGCGCTGCCAGGAAGCGGGAATTGCCGGATTTTTTGCCAAGCCAATTTCGTTGGACGAGTTGCATGCGGCGCTCGGGCGTTTGTTCGGCCCCGCACCAGCCCCCATCACTCAGGCTGAAAAACCCCTGCTGACGCGACATTCGCTACGTGAAGGCAACCGCAAACTCAATGTTCTTCTGGTCGAAGATCACCCGACCAATCAAAAACTGGCCCTCGGTCTGCTTGGAAAATGGGGGCATGAAGCAATGCTGGCGAATAACGGACAGGAAGCCATCGACATCCTGTCCACGCGTTCTTTCGACGTCATCCTGATGGATATGCAAATGCCGGTCATGGGCGGAATCGAAGCAACACGACAAATTCGCAGCCGTGAGGCGGCAGAAAATCTGCCGCGCACGCCAATTATTGCGATGACTGCGGCCGCCATGCAGGATGACCGCGATGCCTGCTTCGCAGCCGGGATGGACGACTATCTGGCTAAGCCGATCCGGGTCAAGGAACTGCAGGAAAAGCTGTTCGCTATTGCAGGAAGCCTCTGATTCAACGCCGATTTTTATCGTCCCGATCGTGACACAAGGTAAACTGCTGCCTTTTCCCGGTTGGTCGTGGCAAGAATGCTGCGCAGCCCGTACTTCGCCCCAATTTTCTGCCCCATGACCCAATCGAACAACCTGCAAAAGCTGCGCAAATATCTGGAAGGCCGTACCGGCAAAGCGATCATTGACTACAACATGATCGAAGATGGCGATACCGTGCTCGTCTGCGTTTCTGGAGGCAAGGATTCCTACACCCTGCTTGCCATGCTGATGGCCCTGCAGCAACGTGCGCCGATCAAATTCCGCCTGATCGCCATGAATCTCGACCAGAAACAGCCTGGCTTCCCGGCAGACATCCTGCCCGGTTATTTTGAGTCGATCGGCGTCGATTACCGCATCGTTGAAGCCGACACCTATTCGGTGGTCAAGGAAAAGATCCCGGAAGGCAAGACTACCTGTTCACTTTGTTCCCGACTCCGCCGCGGCATCATCTATCGGACGGCAAAGGAACTCGGCGCCAACAAGATCGCCCTCGGCCATCACCGGGATGACATGGTCCATACGCTTTTTCTCAACCTGCTATTCGGTGGCAAGGTCAAGGCCATGCCGCCCAAGCTGGTCACCGACGACAAGGCGCACGTGGTGATCCGGCCACTTGCCTACTGTGCCGAATCGGACATCGCCAAGTTTGCTCGCGGCATGGAGTTCCCGATCATCCCGTGTAATCTTTGCGGCTCGCAGGACAATCTGCAACGGCAGAAAATCCGCGAAATGATGCAGGATTGGGACAAGCGCTTCCCGGGCCGCACCGAATCCGTTTTTACCGCGATGCAGAATGTCGTACCCTCTCACCTGGCTGATCGTGACTTGTTCGATTTTCGCAACCTGACCCTGGACACACCGGTCGACGAGGGTGACATTGCCTTCGATGCACCTGAGTTGCCGATCAGTGGAACCATCCAGATAAGCCTTTCGTCTTAATGCTTTAGCACCACGTTCAACATATAATTCGTGGTCATTCAATTTTGGATTCTCGGTAGCCAATGAACGCCGTGCAACGCAAACTAATCGTCATGTTCGCCGATGTATCGGGCAGTACGGCACTGTTCGAACGTCTTGGAGACAAAGAGGCCATGCATGCGGTTGAGCGTTGCCTCAAGCGCATGAAGCGCTCGATCGACGGCTACAAAGGAAAGACCATCGAGGTCGTTGGCGACGAGTTGCTGGCCACCTTCCAGACTGCCGAAGATGCCTGCCAGGCGGCAATCGACATGCAGGAGCGGATTGCCGACCTGCCACCGGTTTCTGGCCTGAAACTGACCATACGAATCGGTTTGCACTTTGGCGAAGTTGCCGACGAAGGCAAGAAACTGACCGGTTCTGCCATCGCCACGACTGCCCGCATCACCGGCATTGCCAAACGCGAACAGATTGTGTGCAGTTCGGCGCTGGTCGAGCAGTTGTCCGAACCCAGTTACATTGCCCCCGATCCCGCCCCCGAACTGGGTACCGTGCCCGAAAGTGGCCAGGTAC
The DNA window shown above is from Dechloromonas sp. HYN0024 and carries:
- a CDS encoding YjfB family protein, with the protein product MEVSSLGGLSSALSQVDSRDAVGTAVLKKAMDIQAQNAMQLLEALPKIPSNPPNLGNSVDVRV
- a CDS encoding response regulator, with protein sequence MQKALLRQLKRSLGVGSDAELSALLDSMQAAAETAEPALRTALQGFSDFLGRVDSSYEQYERDLDLRTRSLDLSSSELSESNEKLRLSLAGRENVLRSLRNTVRHLLPGSEQGDQAEAFADEDIAELSKRIATMVAESEHGRRELATQKFALDQHAIVSITDTSGNILYANDRFCEISGYAREELIGHNHRIVNSGIHPPEMFRDMWQTISLGHVWRGEVCNRGRNGNLYWVNATIVPLLNAVGEPERHIAIRTDITDRKRIEAQLSDQLHLVEELIEAIPLPVYLKDECGRYLRMNRAFEQFFQVKRETFIGCTLNDLLPPEDARLHTEKDAELFASQETQSYEASVHSQDGVIHDTVYRKAALTRRDGSVSGLLGVIVDITERKRVEAEVLRAKEAAEAASRAKSDFLANMSHEIRTPMNGVIGMTDLVLETALTAEQREYLNIAKSSAESLLTIINDILDFSKIEAGKLLVEEISFDLHLVLAELLKPLALRAHDKGIELISEILHDVPRYVRGDPGRIRQILVNLVGNAIKFTSHGEIALQTELVQLQDGHAVIHFAVRDTGIGIATDKQDQIFDAFSQEDTSTTRKYGGTGLGLSICRRLVELMGGRMWLHSKAGEGSTFHFSLQLKLSAQTTPIVGSQVELTGRRILVVDDNATNRRILCSMLSLLKAIPRDADSAQAALAVMQEDQADFDCILLDAQMPEMDGYELARRLHEDHKNLPPMLMLSSGAVRGDAQRCQEAGIAGFFAKPISLDELHAALGRLFGPAPAPITQAEKPLLTRHSLREGNRKLNVLLVEDHPTNQKLALGLLGKWGHEAMLANNGQEAIDILSTRSFDVILMDMQMPVMGGIEATRQIRSREAAENLPRTPIIAMTAAAMQDDRDACFAAGMDDYLAKPIRVKELQEKLFAIAGSL
- the ttcA gene encoding tRNA 2-thiocytidine(32) synthetase TtcA, which encodes MTQSNNLQKLRKYLEGRTGKAIIDYNMIEDGDTVLVCVSGGKDSYTLLAMLMALQQRAPIKFRLIAMNLDQKQPGFPADILPGYFESIGVDYRIVEADTYSVVKEKIPEGKTTCSLCSRLRRGIIYRTAKELGANKIALGHHRDDMVHTLFLNLLFGGKVKAMPPKLVTDDKAHVVIRPLAYCAESDIAKFARGMEFPIIPCNLCGSQDNLQRQKIREMMQDWDKRFPGRTESVFTAMQNVVPSHLADRDLFDFRNLTLDTPVDEGDIAFDAPELPISGTIQISLSS
- a CDS encoding adenylate/guanylate cyclase domain-containing protein; translation: MQRKLIVMFADVSGSTALFERLGDKEAMHAVERCLKRMKRSIDGYKGKTIEVVGDELLATFQTAEDACQAAIDMQERIADLPPVSGLKLTIRIGLHFGEVADEGKKLTGSAIATTARITGIAKREQIVCSSALVEQLSEPSYIAPDPAPELGTVPESGQVLSLFKINWPTYQGVTASSVHSIFGAGNVAQAVGRLCIRHRGKAYLVDDKTPVLTIGRDLGCKLVIDDRKASRQHARLERRDDGCYLVDTSTNGCFVTLAGRQEVMVHRHEINLESHGQISFGNSASEGQSEIAEFEYL
- a CDS encoding class I SAM-dependent methyltransferase; translation: MNNLPIPAPEALAHSQCLHAALVDEISAAGGWLSFARFMEQVLYAPGLGYYTAGARKFGAAGDFITAPEMTGLFGMALARQIAQIMSASRPVILEVGAGSGRLAADLLLALEKAQALPERYYILDLSADLRQRQQETIAAAVPHLLARVEWLDHLPEEFSGVVVANELLDALPAHVVAWREGGIFERGVTVDEAGGFAWNERPASGALLAAAEEIGSQCSLPPGFESEISMAVRSWAAEWGHRLVKGALLLIDYGFPRREFYHQQRGRGTLMCHYRHHAHPDPFYLPGLQDVTVHVDFTSVIAAAHATGLDLLGYASQGQFLLNCGILDSLAAIPQATPDYLRAAGAVGKLLMPHEMGELFKVIAMGRGIDQPLIGFLTGDQGHRL
- a CDS encoding FIST signal transduction protein; protein product: MYVKQLVNRKPADLDTTLATLQNSTADLLLVFGDIAHFTAPGFHASLRQAFPDALLLGCTSAGEITANGVDDGTCTVTAIKFDQTRLKQASTRLASMDESFAAGERLGKQLAADPLKAVLVFGPGVQINGSALVNGISSVIGDNIPITGGLAGDGGAFKETFTIGPDGVASDQIIAVGLSGEGLCFSHGSFGGWEPFGPARKVTRSEGNILYELDGEPALEIYRRYLGEHAKGLPASGLLFPFAMLGEDHTAIGLIRTILGIDEASGSLILAGEINPDGYLRLMHASTDKLVDGAETAAEAAANMPQGAGQSLGILVSCVGRKLVMGDRVDEEVEAVADVFGNASVLSGFYSYGEISPFAAGSSCKLHNQTMTITFLSET
- a CDS encoding alpha/beta hydrolase; translated protein: MLKTQIVDGLEVYSCLPSRKTTKPALLFVHGAFAGGWMWTETFMPVLAKAGFPCYALSLRGHGGSAGREQINWHSVADYVDDVKTIVDWLGEPPILIGHSMGGFIVQKYLEHREAPGVALICSVPPQGLIASQFHLMFNKPQLFQEINQIMDGKYTDTGTLREALFAGEVDETMLAAWLSRMQPESHRALWDMSMFSLPNLYAMHRPPMLILGAEEDVLVPAFLVQSTGHSYREPVHIFRHMGHAVTHEKEWPLVVAHLRDWLEEIKP